One genomic window of Nicotiana sylvestris chromosome 10, ASM39365v2, whole genome shotgun sequence includes the following:
- the LOC138879279 gene encoding uncharacterized protein has protein sequence MKKKKDSERREPKKEKNMVLKTENNESSGDMTYLTRRFQKMFHMNRGIPKRECSSKPKNYDLCHKCVKPRYFVKDCPLLTKDRYKNNSDKVAKRNLVPDRRFNRKNAADNVMRQAIAAWGDSSIQSRDDDEPDNNSMIAVESESTKYDSIFALIAQSDDEDDDDDDVNFLDFQRNLKSYSPKKLMHLENVLIDAYHSLINDRDVLTVELGEAE, from the coding sequence atgaaaaagaagaaagatagtgaaagaagagagcccaagAAGGAGAAAAACATGGTCCTCAAAACAGAAAACAATGAGTCAAGTGGTGATATGACATACCTAACAAGAAGATTCCAGAAGATGTTTCACATGAATAGAGGCATTCCAAAAAGGGAATGTTCTAGCAAGCCAAAGAATTATGACCTCTGTCATAAATGTGTCAAGCCAAGATATTTCGTCAAGGATTGTCCTCTCCTAACGAAGGATCGGTACAAGAACAACTCTGATAAAGTAGccaaaaggaacctggttcctgacAGACGCTTTAATAGAAAAAACGCCGCTGACAATGTCATGAGACAAGCTATTGCTGCATGGGGAGATTCATCAATCCAATCTAGAGATGATGATGAACCAGATAACAACTCTATGATAGCAGTAGAAAGTGAATCAACTAAGTATGATTCAATTTTTGCTTTGATAGCCCAGTCTGATGATGAagatgacgatgatgatgatgtAAATTTTCTGGATTTTCAAAGAAATCTAAAATCTTATTCTCCTAAGAAACTAATGCATTTGGAAAATGTGCTAATCGACGCTTATCATAGTCTTATAAATGACAGAGATGTATTAACAGTTGAACTAGGAGAAGCAGAATAG